From one Musa acuminata AAA Group cultivar baxijiao chromosome BXJ2-6, Cavendish_Baxijiao_AAA, whole genome shotgun sequence genomic stretch:
- the LOC103988835 gene encoding uncharacterized protein LOC103988835, whose amino-acid sequence MVKLASARESRLYGPHSVENRWEYINAGLHVFAAALLTAGFSAELPGRSNDEVDLAVILVALALLAVVNAHDLVAHMAGIDYQFGLFGYDLQLGLVELAVPLLQMLGSIVTFTGILFLFIQEEKGFDYKMEKDAVNMLIAGPLLWVIGSIHNACQIYERADGDTQILQSGVYVPFLMGSLLFFVAGIFNRQDLRGSTHQEARITAISWAWLSTFGGLLFLVGGLTNVAKVFKMQQRDGLRLEKLRGSAQERLFRDREGRFPILENSRRRPGEEASTAAAPRG is encoded by the exons ATGGTGAAGCTCGCTTCAGCCCGGGAGAGCAGGCTGTACGGTCCCCACTCGGTCGAGAACCGGTGGGAATACATCAACGCCGGCCTCCACGTCTTCGCCGCCGCCCTGCTCACCGCCGGCTTCTCCGCCGAGCTCCCTGGTCGCAGCAACGATGAGGTGGACCTGGCTGTCATCCTCGTGGCCTTGGCCCTCCTGGCCGTGGTGAACGCGCACGACCTCGTTGCCCACATGGCCGGCATCGACTACCAGTTCGGCCTCTTCGGGTACGACCTCCAGTTGGGGCTCGTCGAGCTCGCCGTCCCCCTGCTTCAGATGCTCGGATCCATTGTCACCTTCACTGGGATTCTTTTTCTCTTCATTCAG gAAGAGAAGGGCTTCGATTACAAGATGGAGAAGGACGCTGTCAACATGCTGATCGCAGGGCCTCTGTTGTGGGTGATCGGCTCCATCCACAACGCGTGCCAGATCTACGAACGAGCCGATGGCGACACGCAGATTCTCCAATCCGGCGTCTACGTGCCTTTCCTCATGGGCAGCTTGTTGTTCTTCGTCGCCGGCATCTTCAATCGCCAAGATCTTCGCGGCTCGACACATCAGGAAGCAAGGATCACG gcaaTTAGCTGGGCCTGGTTATCCACCTTCGGGGGCTTGCTGTTCTTGGTAGGAGGACTGACGAATGTGGCGAAGGTGTTCAAGATGCAGCAGAGAGATGGGCTGAGGTTGGAGAAGCTTCGAGGTAGTGCGCAGGAAAGATTGTTTAGGGACAGGGAAGGCAGGTTCCCCATCTTGGAGAACAGCAGGAGGAGGCCGGGCGAGGAGGCCAGCACGGCTGCAGCTCCGAGAGGATGA